A genomic region of Drosophila kikkawai strain 14028-0561.14 chromosome X, DkikHiC1v2, whole genome shotgun sequence contains the following coding sequences:
- the LOC108071705 gene encoding uncharacterized protein — protein sequence MGCSWSKAEHSGDTSNTPNALQAAIPGQRLQWRRRQDEKHQRQIQKLQKRNARRKHRRKRGSGGTKSNNGSGGSISGSIQRRQRLSGKSHPDLALQLRLLGGSNGSSPTECMSALYARTLEQQREEFQRTVERRTLDQLDRELHTFLLNQLLLGVQFFSHFEAEMGQVDAELLARRQSAEHSLLQSGAIDAAVARNLLFKTNSSKAPPQPLQKPVTYVVFENVDVARPHDANYDTVAALCKVLLETDYYCKTPCSSELVELMEQTRWMGYVRLKLRDRSTLGSSRSSGSNPGSPIPPISSDEECVYTDAGSSSSSSSGYSSGDYDHVYLARLNTPRPLEELRLTRNYSLKSNVLPESCIRRLASCLPPELDPTDDEDSSSASEDDLDDDERQARDRDRNYPPAGYETVQVLRQCQAEQLQQSYLSSQQFMLYFGELLRQQLGYQLGISATQLGSASYRGCSVYTAREELVPAIHVPHAWPDCAFEFGLRARPRLTNLHTAEQFQWPTEQMRKRIRSFGYHVVPVGYAPKRSRNPFRELEWRIVFPLAEQYLERHCLTPMQLKVFQLMKLLVKTFVESTDAQPPGGVLLEQLRAHLFWQCERHSNDWPEEFLGERLVRFIRSFDTCLAKKHLSDYFIERRNLFEHVPEDTLMKLRSVMAGIAEQPLLHVVQALRNLQHAPDFYPQLDYKRLLRNLCSQDYLELHAWGKFSRPRQGFPAQEKELEPELDRSKISRRKTDITDAGGLLGLAQHQERSRGKLRRKTQLLRATNQRQLQRQLSEVEQRRSSLDSLDLHRLLARSNSEMSYPEMPAKPQLNNGLEILRRSNLLELLLDHLLAMLARAIRFGNRGHAQLYLEQGQRLCRLYQHLGCSQQAQHFTQELQQAASNMEAMVSCSSTWTPLPSSKGFPFEDVVESPPTVRRKSIKFLDHVVQIHTPDPLARHINPHPANIKLSGILRGNPSHKDAGDLEAIEIEEENKDKLRSFKEKMVENPKVQDQVQDRDQNQDQQVESLTPKDEGSLLSLNGLIQRLNLDPNKFDAISSRTEQLVQKVAPSEAKREELKVILKSKTQKLKGAFN from the exons ATGGGCTGCTCCTGGtcgaaggcagagcacagcGGTGATACCAGCAATACGCCGAATGCCCTGCAGGCGGCCATTCCAGGCCAGCGTCTGCAATGGCGTCGCCGGCAGGATGAGAAGCATCAGCGGCAAATACAAAAGTTACAGAAACGAAATGCTCGACGGAAGCATCGCCGTAAACGAGGATCGGGAGGAACAAAGTCGAACAATGGCAGCGGGGGCTCCATTTCGGGCTCCATCCAGAGACGTCAACGTCTCAGCGGTAAATCGCATCCGGATCTGGCCCTGCAGCTGCGCCTCCTGGGCGGCAGCAATGGCAGTAGTCCCACCGAGTGTATGAGCGCCCTGTATGCCAGGACATTGGAGCAGCAGCGCGAGGAGTTCCAGAGGACAGTGGAGCGACGGACACTGGATCAATTGGACCGGGAACTGCACACGTTTCTGTTGAATCAATTGCTACTGGGCGTTCAGTTCTTTTCGCACTTTGAAGCGGAAATGGGTCAGGTGGATGCCGAGCTACTGGCCAGGCGGCAGAGCGCCGAGCATAGCTTGTTGCAGAGCGGGGCCATAGATGCGGCTGTGGCCAGGAATTTGCTTTTCAAAACCAA CTCATCAAAGGCACCGCCACAGCCGCTGCAGAAACCCGTGACATATGTGGTCTTTGAGAATGTGGACGTGGCCCGACCCCATGATGCCAACTATGACACGGTGGCGGCTCTGTGCAAGGTCCTTTTGGAAACGGATTATTACTGCAAGACACCCTGCAGCTCTGAGCTGGTTGAGCTTATGGAGCAGACCCGCTGGATGGGCTATGTGCGTCTCAAGCTACGCGATCGCTCCACACTGGgtagcagcaggagcagcggtAGCAATCCAGGCTCACCCATTCCTCCCATCAGCAGCGATGAAGAGTGCGTCTATACGGATGCAggatcctcctcctcttcatcCTCCGGCTACAGCTCAGGGGACTACGATCATGTCTACCTGGCCAGGCTAAATACACCACGACCCTTGGAGGAGTTACGTTTGACTAGGAATTACAGCCTGAAGAGCAATGTCCTGCCGGAGAGCTGCATCCGGCGTTTGGCCAGCTGTCTGCCGCCGGAACTAGACCCGACCGATGACGAGGATTCTTCCTCTGCCAGCGAGGATGACCTAGATGATGACGAAAGGCAGGCACGGGACAGGGATCGTAACTATCCTCCCGCTGGCTACGAGACCGTTCAGGTTCTGCGTCAATGCCAggcggagcagctgcagcaaagCTACCTCAGTTCGCAGCAATTTATGCTCTACTTTGGCGAGTTGCTTCGCCAGCAGTTGGGTTACCAGCTGGGCATTAGCGCCACCCAACTGGGGTCTGCCTCCTATCGCGGTTGTAGTGTTTATACCGCCAGGGAGGAGCTTGTGCCCGCCATCCATGTACCGCATGCCTGGCCCGATTGTGCCTTTGAGTTTGGACTGAGGGCAAGGCCGAGACTCACCAATCTGCACACCGCCGAGCAGTTTCAATGGCCCACCGAGCAGATGAGGAAGCGCATACGATCCTTTGGCTACCATGTAGTGCCCGTGGGCTATGCCCCCAAGCGTTCGCGTAATCCCTTCCGGGAGCTAGAGTGGCGGATTGTCTTTCCGCTGGCGGAGCAGTATTTGGAACGCCACTGCCTGACGCCCATGCAGCTGAAGGTCTTCCAGCTGATGAAGCTGCTGGTGAAGACCTTTGTGGAGAGCACCGATGCCCAGCCGCCGGGCGGTGTGCTGCTGGAGCAGCTGCGTGCCCATCTCTTTTGGCAATGCGAGCGGCACAGCAACGATTGGCCGGAGGAGTTCTTGGGCGAGCGGCTGGTGCGATTCATTCGCTCGTTCGACACCTGTCTGGCGAAGAAGCATCTTAGTGATTACTTTATTGAGCGGCGGAATCTCTTCGAGCATGTGCCGGAGGACACGCTGATGAAGCTGCGCTCGGTGATGGCCGGCATTGCGGAGCAGCCGCTGCTGCATGTGGTCCAGGCTCTGAGGAATCTCCAGCATGCTCCGGATTTCTATCCCCAGCTAGACTACAAGCGGCTGTTGAGGAATCTCTGCAGTCAGGATTACCTCGAGCTGCATGCCTGGGGCAAGTTCTCGCGTCCGCGTCAGGGTTTCCCTGCCCAGGAAAAGGAGCTGGAACCTGAGCTGGACAGGTCAAAGATCTCGCGCCGAAAGACAGACATTACTGATGCAGGTGGACTCCTGGGCCTGGCCCAGCATCAGGAGCGCTCGAGGGGTAAGCTGCGCAGGAAGACGCAGCTCCTGAGGGCCACCAATCAGAGGCAACTGCAGCGGCAGCTTTCGGAGGTTGAACAGCGACGCTCTTCGCTGGACTCCCTAGATCTACATCGTCTTCTGGCCCGCTCCAACTCGGAGATGTCCTACCCGGAAATGCCAGCGAAACCTCAGCTCAACAATGGCCTTGAGATCCTGCGACGCAGCAATCTTCTGGAGCTTCTGCTGGACCACCTCTTGGCCATGTTGGCCCGTGCCATTCGCTTTGGCAATCGTGGTCATGCCCAGCTTTATCTGGAGCAGGGCCAGCGACTGTGTCGCTTGTACCAGCACCTGGGTTGCTCCCAGCAGGCCCAGCACTTTACACAGGAGCTGCAGCAGGCGGCGAGCAACATGGAAGCTATGGTCAGCTGTAGCAGCACCTGGACTCCCTTGCCGAGCAGTAAGGGTTTCCCCTTCGAGGACGTGGTGGAATCACCGCCCACAGTGCGCAGGAAATCCATTAAGTTCCTAGATCATGTGGTGCAAATACACACCCCAGATCCCCTCGCCCGGCATATAAATCCCCATCCAGCCAACATCAAGTTGAGCGGAATCCTAAGGGGTAATCCCTCCCACAAGGATGCAGGGGACTTGGAGGCCATTGAAATTGAAGAAGAAAATAAGGAtaagcttagatcttttaagGAGAAAATGGTAGAAAATCCCAAGGTCCAAGATCAAGTTCAGGATCGGGATCAGAATCAGGATCAGCAAGTGGAGAGCCTAACTCCCAAGGATGAAGGCTCTCTACTCTCACTTAATGGTCTAATCCAGCGCCTCAATCTCGATCCCAATAAATTTGATGCCATTAGCAGCCGGACGGAGCAACTGGTCCAGAAGGTGGCCCCCTCGGAGGCCAAGCGGGAGGAGCTCAAGGTGATCCTCAAGAGTAAAACGCAGAAGCTCAAGGGTGCCTTTAACTAG
- the Fcp3C gene encoding follicle cell protein 3C-1 → MAIFRNSLLLLVLLLALHLEQASKIAYKKPLYGKSNYIKEKKLRSKGLKMETTTATTTRTSTTEEDWPSAVEFVIVATTPRSEQEASGEAFNRSTSSIIETATAMSVETSSTRPADASSKTLEAFNQTTMPMSTTTSSTLVNTLPSPPMPGAAVIPDNQPVPCTCGVFLSSQIPNGLPKAPLINQELDRMFPCNAIGRKQCQTKCLEAIVQHLPNSANIVCSTLGHDCHKERAYLFIKNCHNQWVNTNLQAGREYCCRSGIPYRCPLMG, encoded by the exons ATGG CTATCTTCAGGAACTCCTTGCTGCTCCTAGTGCTTCTGCTGGCCCTCCATTTGGAGCAGGCCTCGAAAATCGCCTACAAAAAGCCGCTTTATGGCAAGAGTAACTACATAAAGGAGAAGAAGTTAAGGAGTAAGGGACTCAAGATGGAGACCACCACCGCTACTACTACCAGAACCAGCACCACCGAGGAGGATTGGCCATCGGCCGTGGAATTTGTGATTGTGGCAACAACGCCTAGAAGCGAGCAGGAAGCCAGTGGGGAAGCATTTAATAGGAGTACCAGCAGCATTATTGAAACGGCCACAGCTATGTCGGTAGAGACATCATCAACCAGACCAGCAGATGCATCCTCCAAGACATTAGAAGCATTCAATCAGACAACCATGCCGATGAGCACCACCACGTCCAGTACTTTGGTTAATACCCTTCCTTCGCCACCGATGCCAGGAGCTGCCGTTATCCCCGATAATCAGCCCGTGCCCTGCACTTGTGGGGTATTCCTCTCCTCACAAATACCAAATGGTTTGCCCAAGGCTCCATTAATCAACCAGGAGCTGGATCGAATGTTTCCCTGCAATGCCATTGGTCGCAAACAGTGCCAAACCAAGTGCCTAGAAGCG ATCGTTCAGCACCTGCCAAATTCCGCCAACATTGTTTGCTCCACCTTGGGTCATGATTGCCACAAGGAGCGTGcctatttgtttattaaaaactgtcaCAACCAATGGGTTAATACCAATCTCCAGGCGGGCAGGGAATATTGCTGTCGCAGTGGTATTCCCTACCGCTGTCCCTTGATGGGTTAA
- the LOC138927834 gene encoding uncharacterized protein, with product MSCNRGHKIDWKPEHVTHLLQLLKQHPNIYDQGHIFYLDKKARDESMAKILTPLQAKLPNLTVEDIKVKYGALRSHYVLLSRQIASETGAGKHMKVPYWYNHMDFLRTHLNGAGHRNGDESTDQSVGKRLRLDKNLMALDSILGARENNAELPLSEGSSEDDELSHLSYPPHRRKCAPKSKEERSPYEAILHIAIDAAERLASRQNYSPDVEAFGELIKAELESLQDLDQRKKLRNKLMQVIIESSREEN from the exons ATGTCTTGCAACAGG GGTCACAAAATTGACTGGAAGCCGGAGCATGTAACCCatttgctgcagctgctgaaGCAGCATCCGAATATCTACGACCAAGGACACATCTTCTACCTGGACAAAAAAGCGCGGGACGAGTCCATGGCAAAGATTCTGACACCACTGCAAGCCAAGTTGCCCAATTTGACTGTGGAGGACATCAAGGTGAAGTACGGTGCCCTGCGGAGTCATTATGTATTGCTGAGCCGGCAGATCGCCTCGGAAACGGGTGCCGGCAAGCATATGAAGGTGCCCTATTGGTACAACCACATGGACTTCCTGAGGACGCATCTTAATGGAGCTGGTCATCGCAACGGCGATGAGTCGACGGACCAGAGCGTTGGCAAGAGATTAAGGCTGGACAAAAACCTAATGGCCCTAGACTCCATTCTGGGCGCCAGGGAGAATAATGCG GAGCTACCCCTCTCCGAAGGCAGTTCCGAGGACGATGAACTGAGTCATCTTAGCTATCCTCCTCATCGCCGCAAGTGTGCCCCAAAGTCGAAGGAGGAGCGTTCGCCGTATGAAGCCATATTGCATATTGCCATAGATGCCGCCGAGAGATTGGCGAGCCGACAGAACTACTCGCCCGATGTGGAGGCCTTTGGTGAACTAATAAAGGCCGAACTGGAATCTCTGCAGGATCTCGATCAGCGAAAGAAGCTGCGGAATAAGCTGATGCAGGTAATAATTGAGAGCTCAAGGGAAGAGAATTAG
- the LOC108071702 gene encoding thioredoxin domain-containing protein 17 has protein sequence MPEYVPVKGFKEMENLLKVHDKKTEPIYIYFYGEKDNQGRSWCIDCVEAEETIMTAFRNNAPADCLILVVDVGNRAFWMDKENSFRSPPFSVEGIPALLHWKGVERLDGDQLRKPNLLELFFEETGTQKSSGLAAQ, from the exons atgcccgAATACGTGCCGGTAAAGGGATTCAAGGAGATGGAGAATCTCCTGAAGGTGCACGATAAGAAGACGGAGCCCATCTACATCTACTTCTATGGCGAGAAGGACAATCAGGGACGCAGCTGGTGTATAGACTGCGTGGAGG CCGAGGAGACCATCATGACCGCCTTTCGCAACAACGCGCCAGCGGATTGCCTCATCCTGGTGGTGGACGTGGGCAATCGTGCCTTTTGGATGGATAAGGAGAACAGCTTTCGCAGTCCGCCATTTTCAGTGGAAGGTATTCCAGCCCTGCTGCACTGGAAGGGCGTGGAGCGACTTGATGGCGATCAGCTAAGAAAGccgaatctgttggagctcTTCTTCGAGGAGACAGGTACTCAGAAGAGCTCCGGCTTGGCGGCTCAATGA